GCCGCGCAGCACCTCGGGGCCGATCGGGACCTCGATCGCGACGTCGGCGGCGAAGGCCAGCGGCGAACCGGCCACCGTGGTCACCGACACCACCGCGCCGCCCAGCTCGTGGGCGAGCCCCGCGGCGGCGAGCGTGTACGGCGTCCGGCCGCTCGCCGCGACCGCCACCAGCACGTCACCGGCGCCGAATCCGGTCTCGGTGAGGTCGGCCCGCCCGGCGTCGACGTTGTCCTCGTCTCCGTCGGTGCCGGTGAGGCCGCCGGGTCCGCCACCGGCGGTGCGGGCGGCCACCCGGTCGCCGGCGAGCCCGAACGTGCCGGGCAGCTCGGCCGCCTGCAGCACCGCCAGCCGCCCGGACGTGCCGGCGCCGATCAGCACCAGCCGACCGCCGTCCGCCATCCGGGCGGCGATCAGTTCGGCGGCGTCCGCCACCCGGGACGTCGCCGAGCGGACCGCGGGCAGCACCCTCGCCTCGGCGTCGAAGAGTCGCTCGGCCACCCCGTGTGCGGAGAGCTGGTCGAGCGGGAGATCGTTACTACTCATCGGGTATGGGTCACTTTCGAAAGGCCGCGAGGTCGGTCCGGGTTCTCGCCGCGGTCGAGGGCGATCTGCCGGGCGAGCCGCTGCAGCGGCAGGATGTCGAGCACCGGTGCGAGCGCCGGGGGGACGCCGTCGCGCACGACCGGGAGCTCTCCGGAGGGGTCGGCACCGACCACCAGGACGTCGGCGCCGGAACCGCGTAGCCGCTCCACCACCGGGGCCACGGCCTCGCCGCCCGCGTCCGGCGTCGCGACGGCGATCACCGGCACGCCGGAGTCGATCATCGCGAGCGGGCCGTGCAGCAGGTCGGCGGTGGAGAAGGCCTGCGCGGAGAGGTAGCTGGTCTCCATGAGCTTGAGTGCGGCTTCCCGTGCGGTCGGGTAGCCGAACCCACGGCCGGTGGTGACCAGCCGTTCCGCGAAGCGGTACCGGGCAGCGGCGACCGGTACGGCGTCCTCACGGGCGAGGGTGGCGGCGGCCGCGTCGGGCAGTGCCGCCGCGTCCGCCGCGGAGCCACCGAGCAGCAGGTAGAGCGCGAGCAGCTCGGCGGTGTACGTCTTCGTCGCGGCGACCGCCTTCTCCGCGCCCGCCCGGACGTCCACCGAGAACTCGGCGGCGGACGCGAGCGCGGAGCCCGGGTCGTTCGTGACCGCGACAGTGGTCGCGCCGCACTCCCCGGCCACGGTCAGGGAGTCGACCAGGTCGGGCGAGGCGCCGGACTGGCTGACGCCGAGGAACAGCACGTCCCGCAGGTCGGGGCGGCTGCCGTAGAGCGTCATCGTCGACGGGGACGCGAGCCCGGCCGGGAGACCGAGGCGGGTCTCCACCAGGTACTTGGCGTACAGCGCGGCGTGATCGCTGGTGCCCCGGGCGGCGAGCAGCACGAACCGCGGAGCCCGCGCGCGCACCGCGTCGGCGACCTCGCTGATCGCGGCTGCCTCGGCGAGCAGCGTGGCGAGGATCGCGGGCTGCTCGGCGATCTCCGCCCCCATGAGCGAACCCGGTGCCCCTGGATCGATCCCGTCAGCGGACGTGTCCGCATTCTTCTCGTTCGTCACTTGCGTCATCCTTTCACCGCGCCCGCGGTGAGCCCACCGACCATCCGGCGCTGGACGATCAGGAAGAAAATCAGTACCGGCAGCGTGAACAGCACCGATCCGGCCATCGCACCGCCCCAGTCGTCGCCGAACGCGGTGCGGAACGTCGCCAGCCAGACCGGCAGCGTGTAGTTGTCCTCGTTGCGCATGAACACGAACGCGTACAGGTACTCGTTCCACGCCGTGATGAAGCCGAAGATCGACGTCGCGACCAGGCCGGGGCCGAGCAGCGGCAGCACCACTCGCCGGAACGCCTGCCAGCGCGTGCAGCCGTCGACCATCGCGGCCTCCTCCAGCTCCGCCGGTACCGCGGCGACGAATCCGCGCAGCGTCCAGATCGTGAACGGCAGGATCGAGACGAAGTAGACGAGGATCAGCGCGGGTAGGCGGTCGAGCAGGTCGAACTGCCGGAACACCAGGAAGTACGGGATGAACAGCGCCTCGAATGGCGCGAGCTGCACGGCCAGGATGAGCACCAGGTAGGCCTTGCGCCCCCGGAACCGGAACCGGGCCACCGCGACCGCCGCCAGCAGCGCGGTCACGGTCGAGAGCGCCACCGCGCTCAACGTCACGAACAGGCTGTTGCGGACGTAGATCCAGAAGCCGGGCCGCTCGACCGCCGTGACGAAGTGGTCGAACGTCGGGTCGGTCGGGAAGAACACCGGCGGATCACTCTGGATGTCGAGGGTCGGCAGGAACGCCGTCCGGAGCATCCAGTACGCGGGGAACGCGAAGAAGAAGATGACGAGCAGCGCGAGCGCGTTCGGCCCCGCCCTGCGCAATTTGCGGGGGGCCTGGACCAGCTTCATGAGTCCAACTCCGTCTTCAGCATGTGCCGCAGGTAGAACACCATCCCCACGGCGAGGATCAGCACCATCACCACGGCGCCGGCCGCGGCCAGCCCGTACTGCTTGGACGCGATGCCCACGTCGTAGAGGTAGAGCGGCAGCGTGATGGTCTGCTCGTCCGGTCCGCCCTGCCGGATCGCCCAGACCTGGGCGAACACCTTGAAGTCCCAGATCGTCGAGAGGAACGTCAGCACCGCGAGGATCGGCCGGAGGATCGGCAGCGTGATCTCGCGGAACGCCCGGACCGGGCCGGCACCGTCCATCCGCGCCGCCTCGTAGTACTCCTCCGGGATCGAGAGCACCCCGGCCTGCACGGTGAACGCGACGAACGGCACGGCCTGCCAGACGATGACCGTGACGATGACGCCGAACGTGGACAACCCGGTGGCGAACCAGTCGTGCTTGGGAGTTCCGAGGAACCAGTTCACGACGCCGTAGTTCACGTCGAAGAGCCACTGGAAGAGCGTCGTCGCGGTGATGATCGGTACCGCCCACGCGATGACCAGCGAGGCCGACACCGCGATCCGCATCTTCTTGCCCAGCCGGACCAGCAGCAGTCCGATCCCGGTGCCGAGCGCCATCGTCAGCGCGACACAGACCGCGGTGAACGCCACCGTGCGCCCGACGACCTGCCAGAACTCGCTGTCGCCGAGGATCTCGGTGTAGTTGTCGAAGCCGATCCAGATCGTCAGCCGCTGGACCAGCTCACCGAACCCGAGCTGCTGGAACGACATCCGGAACAGCAGGAAGACCGGGTAGCCGAAGAGCACACCCAGCGCCAGCAGGCTCGGTACCACCAGGATGTACGGCAGCGGTTCCCGCCGCCTCTTCGCGGCAGGGGGCCCGCTCGGCGGCGCCTCGTCGGCGTCGTCCGGAGCCGGCCGCATCACGGTCGGCGTCGGCACGCTCATCGGCCCGACTCCTCTCTCGAAGCTCACAGAACGGTGCCGCCGGGCCCCTGCAGGGCCCGGCGCCCGACGCGTCAGAGACTCACTTGGCCTTCGCCATCGTCTCGGTGATCGAGTCGCTGGCTTCCTTCGTCGCGGTGGCCACGTCGGTGCCGCGGAGCACCTTGGTCATCGCGTTCTTGATCGGGTTGGTGCCGCTCTCCACCGCGCCCCAGGCCGGGGTGACCGGCGTGACCTTGCCGCCGTTGGTGGCCGCAGTCGCCATCACCTTCGCTGCCTCGTTGTCGCCGTAGACCGCGTCGCCGAGGTTGTCCAGCGCCGGGACGACGCCCGCCGCGGCCAGCTCCTTCTGGTACTTCTCGCTGAGCATCAGCTTCAGCCAGTCGGTGGCCGCGTCCTGGTTCTTGCTGGCCGCCGGGACGCCGAGGTTCGAGCCGCCGAGGAACACCGGGGCCGGGCCCGTCGGGCCGGGGATCACGAACGTGCCGATGTCTTCCTTCAGCTTGGGGTTACCGCCCTCTTCGGCGGTGGCGGTGCCGATCTCCCACGGCAGACCGATGAACATCGCCACGTTGCCCTTGGCGAACACCGTCGACTGCTGCGGGTTGGCCTCGTCCTGGTCGACCGGGCCCTTCGAGAGAGCCTTGTAGATGTTCGCGTAGTCGGTGAAGCCCTGCTGCGCCTGCGGGGTGTCGAGCGTGCCCACCCACTTGTCGCCCTCCTGCTTCGCGACGTCGCCGCCGCGGGCCCAGACCCAGGACAGCGCCGTGTACCAGGACTGGCCGGGCAGGTAGAGCGCCTGGAACTGCTTGTTCGAGGCGTTCGTGGTCTGCAGCTTCTTACCGGCGGCGATCAGCTCGTCGATCGTCTTCGGCGCGGCCGTGATGCCAGCCTTGGCAAACATGCTCTTGCGGTAGACCACGACGCGGTTCGCGGCGTAGAACGGCGTCGCGAACGTCTTGCCGTCCTTCTCGCCGGTCGCGGCGAGGCCCTCGAGCCAGTTGTCGCCGCCCAGGTCGGACTTGGCGTCGGTCAGCTCGGCCAGTGCGCCGGAGTCGACGAAGAGCGGCGCCTGGGTGTTGCCCAGCTCCACGATGTCCGGCGGATTGTTGCTGGCCAGCGCGGTCGTGAGCTTGTCCTGGATGCCGTCCCACTGCTGGACCTGGTAGTCGACGGTCCAGCCCTCGTGGGCCTTGGTGAACTCGGAGTTGATCTGGTTGACCAACGCGTCCGGCGCGGAGCCGGTCATCAGCCAGACGGTGAGCTTCTTCGTCCCGCCATCGCTCGCGCTGTCGTCGCTGCTGCTGCAGCCCGTCAACGCCAGGGACGCGGTGACCAGCGCGGTGATCCCCACGGTCAACGCTCGGCGAACGCCCACGTCGCCTCCTTCTATCTAGGTTCGGTCCGACTGGTGGCCGCGCCGTGCTCGGCGGGTGGTCCATACCGGTCTAGCCCGGGACTGTGGCACAGCGGCTAGGGGCCGTCAAGGAGTCAGTTCGGTAACGGCCGCCGGGTGTTCACCCGGCGGACCGCCGCTCACCGGGGATAACCGGCCAACAGCTCGGCGGCGACCCGCAGATTCGGCCGTCCGGCACCGCCGACGAACACGCGCTGCCCTTCGGTCACGACGTCGGGCCGGGGCAGTCCGATCTCGACGAGCACGGCGTCCGGACGCCGCTCGGACACCGCGCGCCAGGCCGCGTGCTGCCAGGGATGGCGAGGCACGTCCCGGCCGACGACGACCAGCGGAACACCCTCCACCGCTTCGAGCAGGTCGGTCAGTTGCCGCGGATCGTCGCCGGTCAGCCGATGAACGCCGAGCGGTGCCCGGCCCAGTTCCGCCAGCGGAGCGGCCAGGTCCCAGTACGCCTCGCCGACCGCGAGGTTCGGCGTGGCCCGCAGCTCGACCACCAACGGCGCCCCGGGGAGCAGAGCGGTTCCCGCCGCTCGGTCGCCCAGGACGAGAGCCGCGCGGCGGGTCGCCGCCAGACCGGGGTCGTCCCAGCCGTCCGGCTCTGGTGCGGTGGGTGGTGCGGCCGAGCGCACCGCCGTCAGCAGCTCCTGGACCCGTCCGGCGGCCTCCTCCAACCGGGCCCGGGGCAGCGAGCCGTCGTCGACCGCGGCCAGGATCGCCGACCGGACCCGCCGATAGAGCCCTTCCCCACCGATCGCGCCCAGACAAAGCGCGTCCGCACCGGCACGGAGCGCGGCGACGGCACCGGCGGCCTCGCCGACCCCGTCCCGGATCGCGCCCATGTCCAGCGCGTCGGTGACGACGACGCCCCGATAGCCGAGCTCACCGCGGAGGACGTCGGTCAGCAGGCGGCGACTCATGGTGGCCGGCACCTCGTCCAGGGCGGGAACGACCACGTGCGCGGTCATCACCGAACGGACACCGGCCTCGATCGCGGCGACGAACGGCGGCAGGTGGACCCGTCGCCACTCCGCTTCGTCGCACTCCACGACCGGGAGGGCGTGGTGGGAGTCGGCTCGGGTGTCGCCGTGCCCGGGGAAGTGCTTGGCGCACGCGGCGACGCCGGTGTCCTCCAGCGCGCGGATCCAGGCCGCGGTGTGCCGGCTGACGACGTCCGGATCGGCGCCGAACGCCCGGACGCCGATCACCGGGTTCTCCGGCGCGGAATTGACGTCGACGTCCGGGGCCAGGTTCCAGCCGATGCCCGCTTCGCGCAGCCCGACGCCGATCCGGGTGGCGACCCCCGCGGTGAGCTTCGGGTCGTCGGCGGCGCCGAGCACATAGTTGCCGGGGGTGGGACTTCCCTCGCGGTAATGCAGGCGGGTGACGTCACCACCCTCCTCGTCCACCGCGAGGACGACGTCGGATTCGGCATGCAGCAGGGTCGCCAGCCGCGCGCCGTCCGTATCGACGAGGAGGTTCTGGCCGTAGAGGACCACTCCCCCGAGGCCGGGCGCCGCCCGGCGAAGCCACTCCGGCGGGTCGGGTTCCTCGAATCCGACCAGCAGAGTCCGATCGACGAGCGCGCCCAAATCGGTCATGTACGTGTTCCTCCCGGAGGATCGATGTCGAGCGAGGCACGGAGCTGGTAGCGGTCGGCGCGGTAGGTCGAGACGACGTACTCGACCGGTACCGAGCCGGCCCACGAGCGACGCTGCAGGCGCAGTACGGCGCTACCCGGCGCCAGCGCGAGCAGCTCGGCGTCGCTGCGGTCGGCGATGCCGGCCTCGATCACCTGGTCGCCGCGGTCGAGCAGCAGCCCGTACTCCTGCGCGAGCAACTGGTAGAGCGAGCGGTCGGACAGCGGCTGGTCCAGCAGCCCCGGCACCAGGCGGGCCGGCAGGTGCGACCGCTCCAACGCCATCGGGACGCCGTCCGCGGTGCGCAGCCGCTCGACGACGTAGAGCGGCGCCCCGGCCTCGACGCCGAGCTCGCGCGCGACCGCCGCCGGTGCGTCGATCGAGCGCCGCCCCAGGTCCCGGGCGCCCGGCACCATGCCGCGCGCCCGCATGTCCTCGCTGAACGAGGTGAGGCGCAGCGGCATGTCGATCTTCGGCCGCGCCACGAACGTCCCGCGCCCCTGCACGCGGTAGAGCTTGCCTTCGCTGACCAGGTGCTCGATCGCCTGTCGGGCGGTCATCCGGGAGAGGCCGTAGCGGGCAGCCAGCTCACGTTCGGACGGCACCGGTGCGTCGACGGTGAGTTCCCGTTCGATCAGGTCGAGGAGGATCTCGCGCAGCTGGTAGTACTTCGGCACCGGGCTGCGCGCGTCGATGAGCTGAGGGGAATCGGTCGCGGGCGGCACGTCTGCGGGAGTGTTCACGGCGCTCAGCATGGCCTCCGCTGGTCTGCTTCGGTACGGGGGTGCAGTCCTGGTACAGCCCGGACTAGACCACTTCTCGACTGGACTAGACCACTCGGACGACATGGCCGTCAAGGGGCGATCCCCGGCGCCTCGCGGTGGACACGGCACGGGACACTGAGCCGATGCCGCAGCAGCTCGATCGCTTTCCGCAGCTCGTCGCCCGCTACGCGGAGCACCTGCACGCCGCGCTCGGCGGCGAGAGGCCCGCGCACCACGTCGCGTCGCCGCTCGGCGCCTGGCTGGTGCTGGCGCTCGCCGCACCGGCGGCGACCGGCCCGGTCCGGGCGTCGCTGGAGGACTTGCTCGGTGAGCCGGCCGAGCAGGCCGCCGCCCGCGCCGGGCGGTTGCTGTCCGAGCCGCATCCCGCGGTGGCCGCGGCCGCGGCACTCTGGACGCGGGCCGACCAGCGCACACCCGCGTTGCGGGCCTGGGAGTCCGGCTTGGCCGAGATCGTCGAACGCGGAGCGGTCCCCTCTCAGGAGGGCGCGAACGCGTGGGCGAGCACCCGGACCGGCGGCCTGATCGAGGAGTTCCCGATCCGCGTCGACGCGCGGACGCTGCTGGTGCTGGCGTCCGCGCTGGCCACCGACGTGTCCTGGCTGACGCCGTTCGGCACCGCACCGGCCGCGGAACTCGGAGCCGACAGCCCCTGGGCCGAGCGCGTGACGACGGCGCTGCGCTCGGCCGACGTTCACGCGTGCTTCCTGGCACCCACCCCCGAGGCCGGGGACGTGGCCGTGCACACCGTGGAGAGTGCGGACGACGACCCGCTCGTCGTCGTCTCGGTGATCGGTGCGCCGGACGTCGCGCCGCCCGCTGTGCTCGCGGCCGCCCACCGGATCGCGACCGACCACGTCGACGCGCTCGCCCCGCGGTACTCGCTGTTCGACCTGCCGCTGGGCGAGGGCCATGCCTGGACGATCACCGAGGAGCCGACGCAGACGCTGGCCCGCGACGGCCGGGAGGAGCACTGCGGGGCAACGCTGCCGGCCTGGTCGGCGCGGAGCACTCACGACCTGCTGCGGGACCCGCGCACCGGATTCGGCGACGCCGCCGCGGCCGTGCTGCCGCTGCTGCCACCGCGGCCGGAGGGTTTCGCGGTGGAAGCGGTGCAGAGTGCGATGGCCGAGTACTCCCGGGTCGGGTTCAAGGCCGCGGCGGTGACTGCGCTGGGGATTCGGGTCGGCTCGGTGGCGCCGTCGCCGCGGCCCGGCGTGTTACGCCGGGCCGCGTTGCGGTTCGGGCGGCCGTACGCGGTGGTGGCCGTGGTCGGCGCGCGACGGGGGCCCTGGCACGGTGTTCCGGTCTTCTCCGCCTGGGTCGCCGAGCCCTCCGACGCCGGCTGACCTCGCACTCCTCCTTCACGCGCGCGGGTAGCGCGGACGCCGCTGCGTCGCCGGTGGCGCACCCGTGCTCACACGTTGTCGTTGCGGCTGGTTGTCACCGTTTCCGGGTCCCCGCCGAGATGGTTGTCGTGGATTCCGTGTCATGGTTCGGAATCCACGACATTCATTACGTGGGCTGCCCCGAAAGAGCGACAACCACCCACGCGCCGCGCGGACAGCGCGACAACCACCCAGCGCGCCCGCCCGAAAGGGCGACAACCATCAGCGGCTCGTGCGGGACGGCCCCGCGTCACTCGGTGTGCGGCGCTTGGTCGGCCGGCGCTTCACCCACCCAGACGGTCTTGACGTTGCAGAACTCGCGGATGCCCTGGGACGACAGCTCGCGTCCGTAGCCGGAGACCTTGATCCCGCCGAACGGCAGCTGCGGGTAGGACGTGACCATGCCGTTGACGAACACCGCGCCCGCCTCCAGGTCACGGGCGAAGCGCTCCTGCTCGGCCGGGTCGCCGGTCCAGGCGTTGGAGCCGAGACCGAAGTCGGTGCCGTTCGCGACCTCGATCGCCTCCTCGTAGGAGGAGACCCGGTACAACCCGGCGACCGGCCCGAACACCTCCTCGTGGTACATCCGCATGTCCGGCGTCAGGTCGGCGACCACGGTCGGCGGATACCACCACCCCGCACGCTCCGGAGCGGTACCACCGCACAACACCGTCGCGCCCTTCGCCACCGCGTCGTCGACCAGCTCGGCCACGTCCGTCCGCCCCTGCTCGGTGGCGAGCGGCCCGACGTCGGTCTTCTCGTCCTGGGGGTCACCGACGGTGAGCGCCGCCATCCGGTCGACGAACGCCGTCGCGAACGCGTCGTACACGTCGGTGTGGACGATGAACCGCTTGGCCGCGATGCAGGACTGACCGTTGTTCTGGCAGCGTGCGGTCACCGCGACCTCGGCGGCGCGCGCGATGTCCGCGGAGGGCATGACCACGAACGGATCACTGCCGCCCAGTTCGAGCACGGTCTTCTTCAGCTCGCGCCCGGCGATCGCGGCCACCGCCCGGCCTGCACCCTCGCTGCCGGTGAGCGTCGCCGCGGCGACCCGCCGGTCGCTCAGTACGGCTTCGACCTGGTCGGAGCCGATCAGGAGGGTCTGGAACGAGCCCTCCGGGAAGCCGGCCCGCCGGAACAGGTCCTCCATGAACAGCGCGGTCTGCGGGACGTTCGAGGCGTGCTTGAGCAGGCCGGGGTTGCCGGCCATCAGCGCGGGCGCAGCGAACCGCATCGCCTGCCACAGCGGGAAGTTCCACGGCATCACCGCGAGCACCGGGCCGAGCGGCTGGTACCGGACGTAGGCACGGACGGCCTTCACCTCGGACGGGTCGCCGATCGGTTCGTCGGCCAGGAACGAGGCGGCGTGCTCGGCGTAGTAGCGACACGCGGTGGCGCACTTGGACACCTCGGCCTTGGCGGCGACCAGCGTCTTACCCATCTCGACGGTCATCGTCCGGGCGATCTCGTCGCGCTCGGCGTCGAGGATGTCGGCGGCCGCGCGCAGCCACGTCGCCCGTTGCTCGAACGTGGTGGCGCGCAGCGCCGCGAACCCCTCGGCCGATCGCGCCAGGCTCGCTTCGACCTGCGCCTCGGTGAGCGGTTGAAAGGTCTTGAGCACCCGACCGTCGGTCGGATCGATCGTCGCGATCGGCACCGTACTACCTCCTGGTTGCGTCGGGCTCCCTGATTCGGCGTCGGGACGTCCCTCCCTCGGGTATAGACCCGCGCGCGCCGCCCCGCCTGCCGACCGGCGAAAGTACCGACCCCGCGTAGCCGAGGCCTCCCCGTCGCTGTACCCGGCCCTCGACCGGCTGTACCGCGGGCGAGACGCCTTCTCGGACGTGAGTTGGCGGTTCGACAGCGAGCCCGGCGACCCGCCGCGAGCGATCCTCACGAATCTGACAAATCGCCATTAATCTCGCTTTCAAGCATCCGCCGGTACAGGAGGACCTGTGCGCGTACGCCTGTCGATCTGTCTTCTCGTGACGGCCCTGGCCGGGGGCTTGCTCCTCGCACCGGCGGCGGACCAACCGGCACGCGCGGCGGGCTGCGTCGACCAGGCCACCGGCTTCGACTGCGACTTCGCGGTCCGGATCAAGCGGGTCAACGCCTATCTCGCCACCCGACCGGGGTACACCGGCGTGGCGGTCTCCGACGGCTGGCGGAACCGGGTCTGGCGGAACACGTACGCCGACCGGAAGATCTACGCCGCCTCCACCGCGAAGCTCGCGATCGCGCTCGACATCCTGATGCGCAGGCACCGGGGCGAGCTGCGGCTCTCCACCCGCGACTGGCGATTGCTGTACACCGCGCTGGTGACCAGCGACAACGGCGCAGCGAACCAGCTCTGGCGGCGATACGGGGGCGCCTCGATGGTGGCGCGCTGGAGCACCTACGGCATGACCGACACCGGGTTCGTGCCCGGGCTCGCCCGCCACTGGGGAGCGATGAAGACGACCGCGGCGGACCTCCGCCGACTGGTCCGGTACGTGGTGCGGGAGACGCCGAGCGAAGTGCGGCGCTACCTCCTCGCGCGGATGCGCGGCGTCGCGGGCAACCAGCAGTGGGGCGTGTGGGCGGCCGGATCGGGCTGGGTGCGGGGCAACAAGAACGGGTGGTTCCGGTACCGAGCCGGGTGGGTGTTGAACACCGCCGGGTTCGTGGGCCGCCGCCAGCGGTACCTGCTGGCGGTCATGGCCGACCAGCGGGGCGGCGGCAGCTACACGGCCGGCGTCGAGACCACCAGCCAGGTCGCCCGGATCCTGTTCCGGTAACCAGCCCGCCGACGAGCTCGTGCCTCGCGGCGCTCGGCTCAGCACGTCTCCGGTGGATCCGGCAGCGTGAACCAGAAGTTGCTGCCCCCGCCGACGTTGTCCTCGACGCCCATCGCGCCGCCGTGCCGCTCGATGATCCGGCGGCAGATCGCCAGCCCCAGTCCGCTGCCGGAGAAGCCCGCACTACCGGCGCCCCGGTGGAACGCGTCGAACACGCCCTCGCGCTCGTCGGCCGGGATCCCGATCCCCCGGTCGGCGACCTGGATCCGCCAGCCACGCTCGATCCGCTGCGCGCTCACGGTCACCCGAGGCGGACTCCCCGGCGCGGTGTACTTCAGTGCGTTGCCGATCAGGTTGTCGAGAACCTGGCAAAGCAT
The nucleotide sequence above comes from Cryptosporangium minutisporangium. Encoded proteins:
- a CDS encoding N-acetylmuramic acid 6-phosphate etherase, with the protein product MSSNDLPLDQLSAHGVAERLFDAEARVLPAVRSATSRVADAAELIAARMADGGRLVLIGAGTSGRLAVLQAAELPGTFGLAGDRVAARTAGGGPGGLTGTDGDEDNVDAGRADLTETGFGAGDVLVAVAASGRTPYTLAAAGLAHELGGAVVSVTTVAGSPLAFAADVAIEVPIGPEVLRGSTRLTAGTAQKLVLDALTTAAMVRLGRVHDDVMIDVVPANAKLRERSAGLVAEIVGCPPEDAAAALDRCDGNARAAVLLLTSGLPPTEAAALAAGHRTLRSALAAAR
- a CDS encoding SIS domain-containing protein, coding for MGAEIAEQPAILATLLAEAAAISEVADAVRARAPRFVLLAARGTSDHAALYAKYLVETRLGLPAGLASPSTMTLYGSRPDLRDVLFLGVSQSGASPDLVDSLTVAGECGATTVAVTNDPGSALASAAEFSVDVRAGAEKAVAATKTYTAELLALYLLLGGSAADAAALPDAAAATLAREDAVPVAAARYRFAERLVTTGRGFGYPTAREAALKLMETSYLSAQAFSTADLLHGPLAMIDSGVPVIAVATPDAGGEAVAPVVERLRGSGADVLVVGADPSGELPVVRDGVPPALAPVLDILPLQRLARQIALDRGENPDRPRGLSKVTHTR
- a CDS encoding carbohydrate ABC transporter permease, with translation MKLVQAPRKLRRAGPNALALLVIFFFAFPAYWMLRTAFLPTLDIQSDPPVFFPTDPTFDHFVTAVERPGFWIYVRNSLFVTLSAVALSTVTALLAAVAVARFRFRGRKAYLVLILAVQLAPFEALFIPYFLVFRQFDLLDRLPALILVYFVSILPFTIWTLRGFVAAVPAELEEAAMVDGCTRWQAFRRVVLPLLGPGLVATSIFGFITAWNEYLYAFVFMRNEDNYTLPVWLATFRTAFGDDWGGAMAGSVLFTLPVLIFFLIVQRRMVGGLTAGAVKG
- a CDS encoding sugar ABC transporter permease, translating into MSVPTPTVMRPAPDDADEAPPSGPPAAKRRREPLPYILVVPSLLALGVLFGYPVFLLFRMSFQQLGFGELVQRLTIWIGFDNYTEILGDSEFWQVVGRTVAFTAVCVALTMALGTGIGLLLVRLGKKMRIAVSASLVIAWAVPIITATTLFQWLFDVNYGVVNWFLGTPKHDWFATGLSTFGVIVTVIVWQAVPFVAFTVQAGVLSIPEEYYEAARMDGAGPVRAFREITLPILRPILAVLTFLSTIWDFKVFAQVWAIRQGGPDEQTITLPLYLYDVGIASKQYGLAAAGAVVMVLILAVGMVFYLRHMLKTELDS
- a CDS encoding extracellular solute-binding protein, with the translated sequence MGVRRALTVGITALVTASLALTGCSSSDDSASDGGTKKLTVWLMTGSAPDALVNQINSEFTKAHEGWTVDYQVQQWDGIQDKLTTALASNNPPDIVELGNTQAPLFVDSGALAELTDAKSDLGGDNWLEGLAATGEKDGKTFATPFYAANRVVVYRKSMFAKAGITAAPKTIDELIAAGKKLQTTNASNKQFQALYLPGQSWYTALSWVWARGGDVAKQEGDKWVGTLDTPQAQQGFTDYANIYKALSKGPVDQDEANPQQSTVFAKGNVAMFIGLPWEIGTATAEEGGNPKLKEDIGTFVIPGPTGPAPVFLGGSNLGVPAASKNQDAATDWLKLMLSEKYQKELAAAGVVPALDNLGDAVYGDNEAAKVMATAATNGGKVTPVTPAWGAVESGTNPIKNAMTKVLRGTDVATATKEASDSITETMAKAK
- a CDS encoding glycoside hydrolase family 3 protein; amino-acid sequence: MTDLGALVDRTLLVGFEEPDPPEWLRRAAPGLGGVVLYGQNLLVDTDGARLATLLHAESDVVLAVDEEGGDVTRLHYREGSPTPGNYVLGAADDPKLTAGVATRIGVGLREAGIGWNLAPDVDVNSAPENPVIGVRAFGADPDVVSRHTAAWIRALEDTGVAACAKHFPGHGDTRADSHHALPVVECDEAEWRRVHLPPFVAAIEAGVRSVMTAHVVVPALDEVPATMSRRLLTDVLRGELGYRGVVVTDALDMGAIRDGVGEAAGAVAALRAGADALCLGAIGGEGLYRRVRSAILAAVDDGSLPRARLEEAAGRVQELLTAVRSAAPPTAPEPDGWDDPGLAATRRAALVLGDRAAGTALLPGAPLVVELRATPNLAVGEAYWDLAAPLAELGRAPLGVHRLTGDDPRQLTDLLEAVEGVPLVVVGRDVPRHPWQHAAWRAVSERRPDAVLVEIGLPRPDVVTEGQRVFVGGAGRPNLRVAAELLAGYPR
- a CDS encoding GntR family transcriptional regulator; translation: MNTPADVPPATDSPQLIDARSPVPKYYQLREILLDLIERELTVDAPVPSERELAARYGLSRMTARQAIEHLVSEGKLYRVQGRGTFVARPKIDMPLRLTSFSEDMRARGMVPGARDLGRRSIDAPAAVARELGVEAGAPLYVVERLRTADGVPMALERSHLPARLVPGLLDQPLSDRSLYQLLAQEYGLLLDRGDQVIEAGIADRSDAELLALAPGSAVLRLQRRSWAGSVPVEYVVSTYRADRYQLRASLDIDPPGGTRT
- a CDS encoding NADP-dependent succinic semialdehyde dehydrogenase, which produces MPIATIDPTDGRVLKTFQPLTEAQVEASLARSAEGFAALRATTFEQRATWLRAAADILDAERDEIARTMTVEMGKTLVAAKAEVSKCATACRYYAEHAASFLADEPIGDPSEVKAVRAYVRYQPLGPVLAVMPWNFPLWQAMRFAAPALMAGNPGLLKHASNVPQTALFMEDLFRRAGFPEGSFQTLLIGSDQVEAVLSDRRVAAATLTGSEGAGRAVAAIAGRELKKTVLELGGSDPFVVMPSADIARAAEVAVTARCQNNGQSCIAAKRFIVHTDVYDAFATAFVDRMAALTVGDPQDEKTDVGPLATEQGRTDVAELVDDAVAKGATVLCGGTAPERAGWWYPPTVVADLTPDMRMYHEEVFGPVAGLYRVSSYEEAIEVANGTDFGLGSNAWTGDPAEQERFARDLEAGAVFVNGMVTSYPQLPFGGIKVSGYGRELSSQGIREFCNVKTVWVGEAPADQAPHTE
- a CDS encoding serine hydrolase, which produces MRVRLSICLLVTALAGGLLLAPAADQPARAAGCVDQATGFDCDFAVRIKRVNAYLATRPGYTGVAVSDGWRNRVWRNTYADRKIYAASTAKLAIALDILMRRHRGELRLSTRDWRLLYTALVTSDNGAANQLWRRYGGASMVARWSTYGMTDTGFVPGLARHWGAMKTTAADLRRLVRYVVRETPSEVRRYLLARMRGVAGNQQWGVWAAGSGWVRGNKNGWFRYRAGWVLNTAGFVGRRQRYLLAVMADQRGGGSYTAGVETTSQVARILFR